A DNA window from Nerophis ophidion isolate RoL-2023_Sa linkage group LG13, RoL_Noph_v1.0, whole genome shotgun sequence contains the following coding sequences:
- the scg2a gene encoding secretogranin-2a, with protein sequence MLSFTRANTSLLILAQLLAVLLCLLRPIHGGSLRDHRLRGSESDPLRAPNSDMLKALEYIESLRQRADSQEVSLPAEDGMDDAKKMRPMLRLNEGEDKDEESEDKSEELLQAVLSTLQQTEKASNPALLHPSSKGGGQVKDGGQKQQNIKPHKKMPLMFEDEEEGEGDDEEEDEHESPFKRTNENVEEKYTPQNLATLQSIFDELDKFTTEKTARKRQDEEDEDLFNLRNVYDDEGEDVADWGPMEDQGDEEEEEDDEGKHEFDRSLDYVDNGNEEEEEEDGSYPVKRSTDPDEVDYYLLKVLERTEEEEQKRAIEEEEKERAERGVAQYRDNIDPQVIYQIIQISQKYQIPPLDLLDMLKTGQQSSSKPWQTSSKNLHKIPQLLHRRPSFRQSSPKNLRTEEILNILGLGSDRNRGQAPIRKPYRISPSRLHTLTAGNAAPTQQRFPSGKSADYNGASADQLAAYLAAQMLARYPVPAYRYSQKRDEATAQSVTGSFEQAMQDYLDQMDTGKEDKRQTEDGQDNDAVMKLMNYLNPESEDSENGAKTAQGMKTKV encoded by the coding sequence ATGCTGTCGTTCACAAGAGCCAACACGTCCCTCCTTATTTTGGCCCAACTCCTCGCTGTCCTCCTGTGCCTTCTCCGTCCAATTCACGGGGGTTCTCTCCGAGACCACAGGTTGAGAGGCAGCGAATCGGACCCGCTCCGGGCTCCTAATTCCGACATGCTCAAAGCCTTGGAATACATCGAAAGCCTTCGCCAGAGAGCAGATTCCCAGGAGGTCTCTCTCCCTGCAGAGGATGGAATGGATGATGCTAAGAAGATGCGTCCCATGCTGAGGCTGAATGAGGGCGAGGACAAAGACGAGGAGAGCGAGGATAAGAGCGAAGAGCTGCTACAAGCTGTGCTCAGCACCTTACAACAGACGGAAAAGGCCTCCAACCCTGCTTTGCTTCATCCTTCCTCAAAGGGCGGCGGCCAGGTGAAAGATGGCGGTCAGAAGCAACAGAACATTAAGCCCCACAAGAAGATGCCCCTCATGTTTGAGGACGAGGAAGAAGGCGAGGGAGATGACGAAGAAGAGGACGAGCACGAGAGCCCCTTCAAGCGCACAAATGAGAATGTGGAGGAGAAGTACACGCCTCAGAACCTGGCCACGCTGCAGTCCATCTTTGACGAGCTGGACAAGTTCACCACAGAGAAGACAGCACGCAAACGCCAGGATGAGGAGGACGAAGATTTGTTTAATCTAAGAAACGTGTACGATGACGAAGGGGAGGATGTCGCCGACTGGGGCCCGATGGAAGATCAAGGGgacgaagaagaggaggaggatgatgagggTAAACACGAGTTCGACCGTAGCCTCGATTACGTTGACAATGGTaatgaggaagaagaggaggaggatggaAGCTACCCGGTGAAGAGGTCGACTGACCCGGATGAGGTGGACTATTATCTTCTCAAGGTGTTGGAGAGGACAGAAGAGGAAGAGCAGAAGCGTGCGATAGAGGAAGAGGAGAAGGAGAGGGCTGAGCGAGGAGTAGCTCAGTACAGAGACAACATTGACCCACAGGTCATCTATCAAATTATTCAGATCTCACAGAAATACCAAATTCCACCACTAGACCTCCTGGACATGCTGAAGACCGGACAACAGAGCAGCAGCAAACCATGGCAGACATCTTCCAAGAATCTCCATAAGATTCCTCAGTTGCTCCATAGACGCCCGTCTTTCAGACAAAGCAGCCCCAAAAACCTGCGAACGGAAGAAATCCTCAACATCCTCGGGTTGGGAAGCGACAGGAACCGGGGTCAAGCCCCCATCAGAAAGCCGTACAGGATCTCGCCGTCACGACTTCACACTCTGACTGCCGGGAACGCCGCTCCCACGCAGCAGCGATTCCCTTCGGGTAAATCCGCGGATTACAACGGCGCCTCGGCCGACCAGCTGGCGGCGTATCTGGCGGCTCAGATGCTGGCGAGGTATCCCGTCCCAGCGTACCGCTACAGCCAAAAGCGTGACGAGGCGACGGCGCAGAGCGTGACGGGCTCGTTCGAACAGGCCATGCAGGATTATTTGGATCAGATGGACACGGGGAAAGAAGACAAAAGACAGACTGAGGATGGCCAGGACAATGATGCTGTGATGAAACTGATGAACTACCTCAACCCAGAAAGTGAAGACAGTGAGAATGGCGCCAAAACGGCCCAAGGCATGAAGACAAAGGTGTAG